In Hyalangium minutum, a genomic segment contains:
- a CDS encoding DUF1428 domain-containing protein: MATYVDGFIIPIKKANLKAYKKMATIGRKVWMEHGALQYFECIGDDLQEKMGMPFKKMCKLKPDETLAFSFIIYKSKADRNRVNKLVHADPRMQPEQYKTFKMPFDMKRFSFGGFKTIVQG; the protein is encoded by the coding sequence ATGGCTACGTACGTCGACGGTTTCATCATCCCGATCAAGAAGGCGAACCTCAAAGCCTACAAGAAGATGGCGACCATCGGTCGCAAAGTCTGGATGGAGCACGGCGCCCTCCAGTATTTCGAGTGCATCGGCGACGACCTGCAGGAAAAAATGGGCATGCCCTTCAAGAAGATGTGCAAGCTCAAGCCGGACGAAACGCTGGCGTTCTCGTTCATCATCTACAAGTCGAAAGCCGACCGGAACCGCGTCAACAAGCTCGTGCATGCAGATCCGCGCATGCAGCCGGAGCAGTACAAGACGTTCAAGATGCCCTTCGACATGAAGCGCTTCTCGTTTGGCGGCTTCAAGACGATCGTCCAGGGCTGA
- a CDS encoding DUF6310 domain-containing protein, with protein sequence MRIRTCHAPLLLLLSACATMDPSLGETEDPSPRYANLQRAALYPWTDDGQCVVREASNEWPILAKRCFHALDRDRVRFRDVNKKCAIASVDAAAPAVVALCIFAAPEIVAGAVIVIGAVVVAAAVQEGIDAYQRHADRERAELRTQPTPAEEPLANQTPKPKGSPTGDIFPVPDANPRRPECEAIPVPRASKDNPHNECADTFPPNRYPGRDVRVGGIRFDALQVGVRVLWEIKTHQFDKYNAFVQGMEIKKELKQIPKERAIALACGYDFVVGVSTLEHKKALMEADSSLHVVVTGCTR encoded by the coding sequence ATGCGCATCCGAACGTGCCACGCCCCCCTGCTGCTGCTTCTCTCGGCCTGCGCCACGATGGATCCGAGCCTGGGCGAAACGGAGGATCCGAGTCCGAGGTACGCCAATCTTCAGCGGGCGGCACTGTACCCCTGGACAGATGATGGGCAGTGCGTGGTGCGCGAAGCCTCCAACGAATGGCCCATCCTTGCGAAGCGGTGCTTTCACGCGCTCGATCGCGACAGGGTCAGGTTTCGGGATGTCAACAAAAAGTGCGCCATTGCCTCCGTGGATGCAGCCGCTCCCGCAGTCGTAGCCCTCTGTATCTTTGCCGCGCCCGAGATCGTCGCGGGTGCAGTGATTGTGATTGGCGCGGTGGTGGTGGCAGCCGCCGTCCAAGAGGGGATTGATGCTTATCAACGGCACGCAGACCGCGAGCGAGCGGAACTCAGGACGCAACCGACACCCGCTGAGGAGCCGTTAGCGAACCAAACACCTAAGCCAAAGGGGTCGCCCACTGGAGACATCTTCCCAGTACCAGACGCCAACCCGCGCCGCCCGGAGTGCGAGGCCATCCCGGTACCGCGCGCATCCAAAGATAATCCGCATAACGAGTGCGCCGACACGTTTCCGCCCAACCGTTATCCCGGCAGGGACGTGCGCGTGGGAGGAATACGCTTTGATGCGCTGCAAGTCGGCGTGCGCGTGCTCTGGGAGATCAAGACCCATCAATTTGATAAGTACAATGCCTTCGTCCAGGGCATGGAGATCAAGAAGGAACTCAAGCAAATCCCAAAGGAGCGAGCCATCGCCCTGGCATGTGGATATGACTTCGTTGTTGGGGTGAGCACCCTGGAGCACAAAAAAGCACTGATGGAAGCGGATTCCTCGCTCCATGTCGTCGTCACGGGATGCACACGATGA
- a CDS encoding sigma-54-dependent Fis family transcriptional regulator, which produces MSRQQAALRREGARWVLEDLSGQGTVVAGQRVRRGELEDGVDAQLGPWVALFRERGTRGGEGGTWTKRGTELQPRDAVKAEGLPPAQVRVKQGTTERVYTPDPGRFTVGKAPGNALVIQDKYISSRHLEVERSAAGFHVRDLNSTNGTYLAGVRVLEAEVPLGTVLQVGEAELRFEAQSAGVEPEGFHGLVGTDPALREVVEWVRRVGPAPVVVTVLGESGTGKELVAKALHACSPREGKPFIALNCATLSPALVESELFGHEKGAFTGADMRRKGAFEEADGGTLFLDEVGELTLEQQAKLLRVLESGEVKPVGAARARAFPRFRAVRRRWSCLRG; this is translated from the coding sequence GTGAGCCGTCAGCAGGCGGCGCTGCGGCGGGAAGGTGCGCGGTGGGTGCTCGAGGACTTGTCGGGCCAAGGGACGGTGGTGGCGGGCCAGCGGGTGCGGCGCGGCGAGCTGGAGGATGGAGTGGACGCGCAACTGGGCCCGTGGGTCGCGCTGTTCCGGGAGCGCGGCACCCGAGGCGGGGAGGGCGGCACGTGGACGAAGCGGGGCACGGAGCTGCAGCCGCGCGACGCCGTCAAGGCGGAGGGCCTGCCGCCCGCCCAAGTGCGTGTGAAGCAGGGCACCACCGAGCGCGTGTACACGCCGGACCCCGGCCGGTTCACGGTGGGCAAGGCCCCGGGCAATGCGCTGGTCATCCAGGACAAGTACATCTCCAGCCGGCACTTGGAGGTGGAGCGGAGCGCGGCGGGCTTCCACGTGAGGGACTTGAACTCGACCAACGGCACGTACCTGGCCGGGGTGAGGGTGTTGGAGGCGGAGGTGCCGCTGGGCACGGTGCTGCAGGTGGGCGAGGCGGAGCTGCGCTTCGAGGCGCAAAGCGCGGGGGTGGAGCCGGAGGGCTTCCACGGGCTGGTGGGGACGGACCCTGCGCTGAGAGAGGTGGTGGAGTGGGTGCGGCGAGTGGGGCCGGCGCCGGTGGTGGTGACGGTGCTGGGGGAGAGTGGCACGGGCAAGGAGCTGGTGGCGAAGGCGCTGCATGCGTGCTCTCCGCGGGAGGGCAAGCCCTTCATCGCGCTCAACTGCGCGACGCTCTCGCCGGCGCTGGTGGAGAGCGAGCTGTTTGGGCACGAGAAGGGGGCCTTCACGGGGGCGGACATGCGGCGCAAGGGGGCCTTCGAGGAGGCGGATGGGGGCACGCTGTTCCTGGACGAGGTGGGGGAGCTGACGCTGGAGCAGCAGGCCAAGCTGCTGCGGGTGCTGGAGAGCGGGGAGGTGAAGCCGGTGGGAGCGGCGCGAGCGCGCGCGTTCCCGAGGTTCCGGGCCGTCCGCCGCCGCTGGAGCTGCCTGCGGGGGTGA
- a CDS encoding methyltransferase — MKKKGPQGKEERPPPTAGPSGPPLGEPFRWRSESDEPTPARLSPVDDRLSADAALKRVRRGEYLLYTGDFHNAKQLLGAMGRRLSRPAGAGSLLEAFRAERRARQLEHETLSRIVVALDRDYRLGLARAPDVAQACRQVWGEPELATTVVPLKQLLGMLGAAEWRRKGLAVPGLKGLLHPHYGVYLPTRTDYAELLLPLPQVKGKRVFDVGTGTGVLSFLLLQSGAVSVVATDCDARAVACARENAQRLGLANRFQGVETDLFPEGRADLVVSNPPWIPEPPKNRVDRAVFDEDNLFLRRFLEGLTAHLEPGGEGLLLLSNLAVLLGLRPAGWLDEQLARCGLTVKWTRSTQARHSKARDRSDPLHAARSREVTTLYCLAPAP, encoded by the coding sequence ATGAAGAAAAAGGGACCGCAGGGCAAGGAGGAACGGCCGCCGCCCACCGCCGGGCCGTCCGGGCCCCCACTGGGGGAGCCGTTCAGGTGGCGCTCGGAAAGTGACGAGCCCACGCCGGCACGCCTCTCGCCGGTGGACGATCGGCTCAGCGCCGACGCGGCACTCAAGCGCGTCCGGCGCGGCGAGTACCTGCTGTACACCGGCGACTTCCACAATGCGAAGCAGCTGCTCGGCGCCATGGGCCGCCGGCTCTCGCGCCCGGCGGGGGCTGGCTCGCTGCTGGAGGCGTTCCGGGCGGAGCGACGCGCACGGCAGCTGGAGCACGAGACGCTGTCACGCATCGTGGTCGCGCTCGACCGGGACTACCGATTGGGGCTGGCACGGGCGCCGGACGTGGCTCAGGCGTGCCGCCAGGTGTGGGGCGAGCCCGAACTCGCCACCACCGTCGTCCCGCTCAAGCAGCTGCTCGGAATGCTCGGGGCTGCGGAGTGGAGGCGCAAGGGCCTGGCCGTTCCTGGCCTCAAGGGCCTGCTCCACCCGCACTATGGCGTCTACCTGCCGACCCGCACCGACTACGCGGAACTGCTGCTCCCGCTGCCACAGGTGAAGGGCAAGCGCGTGTTCGATGTGGGGACTGGGACTGGCGTGCTCTCGTTTCTGCTCCTCCAGAGCGGAGCGGTCTCCGTAGTGGCCACCGACTGCGACGCCCGGGCAGTGGCCTGTGCGCGAGAGAACGCACAGCGACTGGGCCTTGCGAACCGCTTCCAGGGGGTGGAGACCGATCTCTTCCCCGAGGGCAGGGCGGACCTCGTGGTCAGCAACCCTCCGTGGATCCCCGAGCCTCCCAAGAATCGGGTGGACCGCGCGGTGTTTGACGAGGACAACCTCTTCCTGCGGCGCTTCCTGGAAGGGCTCACCGCTCACCTCGAGCCCGGCGGAGAGGGCTTGCTCCTCCTGTCCAACCTGGCGGTGCTGCTGGGCCTGCGCCCGGCAGGCTGGCTCGACGAGCAGCTCGCGCGCTGCGGACTGACCGTCAAGTGGACCCGGTCCACCCAGGCGCGGCACTCCAAGGCGAGGGACCGGTCGGATCCGCTGCACGCCGCGCGCTCGCGCGAGGTCACCACGCTCTACTGCCTGGCGCCTGCGCCTTGA
- a CDS encoding DUF5953 family protein, which produces MTTPRALTLIVYAPALGGKDGRTVDVIHGMEKALPGLRLEWRLSAGGRPIPLPQRDAWLLESIEDGEFPIVCNGDVSSPVTVDGRERPGLLSPGGQPMFEVHAKMPLDEPVIAAAAAVLEAVAEGARAFWGHASPYGYGSEVAQQYRHSTHAPEVSPRGLPTLNLPQKLPSPEIPCFLGWLNYWSAAAARAIGFPDPSRDGELLTRARRTASGGGVVQLTDAPLDLDNPAHLDALKRAYERFPVIGGRDSP; this is translated from the coding sequence ATGACCACGCCTAGAGCCCTTACCCTCATCGTCTACGCACCTGCACTCGGGGGCAAAGACGGTCGCACGGTCGACGTCATCCATGGGATGGAAAAGGCGCTCCCGGGCTTGCGTCTGGAATGGCGGCTCTCCGCTGGAGGGCGCCCCATCCCATTACCACAGCGCGATGCATGGCTCCTAGAAAGCATTGAAGACGGGGAGTTTCCGATTGTGTGCAACGGGGACGTGAGTTCCCCCGTGACAGTTGATGGAAGGGAAAGGCCGGGACTCCTCAGCCCAGGCGGTCAGCCCATGTTTGAAGTCCATGCAAAAATGCCACTGGACGAGCCTGTGATCGCGGCAGCGGCGGCTGTGCTTGAAGCCGTGGCGGAGGGCGCACGCGCGTTCTGGGGGCATGCGTCGCCCTATGGTTACGGCTCGGAAGTCGCGCAGCAGTATCGCCACTCGACTCATGCACCAGAGGTCTCACCCCGTGGACTTCCCACGCTTAACCTTCCACAGAAGCTCCCCTCGCCTGAGATTCCCTGTTTCCTCGGGTGGCTGAACTACTGGTCTGCCGCTGCTGCACGCGCCATCGGATTCCCAGACCCCTCGCGCGACGGCGAACTGCTCACACGGGCGCGGCGCACGGCGTCGGGCGGGGGGGTCGTGCAGCTCACCGATGCGCCGCTCGACCTCGACAACCCGGCCCACCTGGACGCGCTGAAACGGGCCTACGAGCGCTTCCCTGTGATCGGCGGGCGCGACTCTCCGTGA
- a CDS encoding helix-turn-helix domain-containing protein, whose translation MTLEQMLGKLERQLIESSLKRCDHHKGRAAKELGLARSSLFKKLKEWGSGPEGD comes from the coding sequence GTGACGTTGGAGCAGATGCTGGGGAAGTTGGAGCGGCAGCTCATCGAGAGCTCGCTGAAACGCTGCGACCACCACAAGGGCCGGGCGGCCAAGGAGCTGGGCCTGGCGCGCTCCTCGCTGTTCAAGAAGCTCAAGGAGTGGGGCTCGGGCCCAGAAGGGGACTAA
- a CDS encoding LysR substrate-binding domain-containing protein yields MSTLLAQGRLVRALEDWCPSYPGFFLYYPSRRQIPTALRAFVDFVKASASSGDRRSLGLVVDYTQGC; encoded by the coding sequence GTGAGCACGCTGCTCGCACAGGGCCGCCTGGTGAGGGCACTCGAGGACTGGTGCCCCTCCTATCCCGGCTTCTTCCTCTACTACCCCAGTCGCCGTCAGATCCCGACGGCACTGCGAGCCTTCGTTGATTTCGTGAAGGCCTCGGCATCATCGGGAGACAGAAGGTCGCTGGGCCTTGTCGTCGACTACACGCAAGGATGTTAG